In Leptolyngbya sp. NIES-2104, the genomic window TGATTAAACAGCTTAGCAATCTGTTGTACAACCGAACTGTATCAAGGTGACGGAGTTGGACTCGGAACAGGAGCCGCGTCTGCACTAGGCGGAATCTTATCAGCCACGATCAGCGCTTCCATCACCGCTTTGACGATCGGAGCCGCAACGGTTGAACCAAACGCATCTTCGCCTTTCGGTTCATCAATCACCGCCGCAACCACATAGCGCGGAGCCTCGATCGGGAAAATACTCACAAAACTGGTAATTTTCGCGCCTTCAATATAGCCCCCGTTTGGACCTGCTTTCTGTGCCGTTCCGGTTTTTCCACCGATTCGATAGTTGGGAATTTGCGCCGCTTTTCCAGTTCCATTCTTCACCACCGATTCCATCATCTGAAGAACGGTTTGAGCCGTTTGCGGTGAAAAGATTTGCTTCGGTTCCGCAGAATTCGCTTGCCAGTAGGGTTGTCCACGCTCATCGAATAAGCCTTGAGCGACATGAGGCGTGAGTAACTTGCCGCCACTTGCAAGAATACCCTCAAGCTGAACCAGTTGTAGAGCAGTGAGGGAGAACCCTTGACCAAAAGAACTCGTCGCCGCATCGATCGGAGATTCTAGAAACGTCTTTTGATCCTTTAACTGTCCAGCCGTTTCAAACGGTAAATCGATTCCAGTCGGCTTACCGAGTCCGATTTTTTGAAGCCAAGCGTAATAGGTCGGACGCGACATCTGTTGAATGATTCGCACCATGCCGACATTACTCGAATGCTCCATGATTTGGGTAATCGTGCTGGGTCCGCGTGCGCCTGCGGTCGAATAGTCAAAGTTTTGAATGGGCCACCCGTCGATCTGGATTGCGCCTTCGTCGTTGATCACTTGATCAGGTTTAATCGCTCCTGCTTCGAGCGCGATCGCAATATTAATCGGCTTAAACGTCGATCCCGGTTCATACAGGTCGGTTAACGCCCAGTTCTTAAACTGCTCAACGTTCGCTTTATAAAATTGGTTTGGGTCATAAGACGGATCAGATGCCATTGCCCGAATTTCCCCGGTTTTCGCATCCATTGCGATCACAACCCCACGTTTTGCGTTGAATTTCTTAAGCTGCGGTTGAAGGGCATCTAAGGCGGCTCGTTGAACCCGATTATCGATCGACAATTGCAGATGTAAGTTATCCACCTGCAAAAATCCGCCCGGAAGTCGATCGGGCATCATTACCCCCGATCCTGTCCGACTCAAGCGCACCGATTTCACCGATCGTTCCAGTAGATTTTTGTGAGCATATTCCACACCCGCTTGCCCGATGCGATCGATATCCAAATATCCGACAACATCCGCGACTAAATTCTGCTGTGGATACAGTCGCTGTTGTTGTTGAGCGAGTTCTAGCCCGTCAAGCTGTAGCGATTGAATGCGATCGGCTGCCGATTCAGATACCGCATATTCAACTCGAATTCCACTTTCGGCAGAATTCAAGCGCTGAAGTAACTCACCCGCAGATGTGCCGAGAATCTCTGAAAGTTTCGTTGCAATCTCGGTTTTCGGTTCTTTAAAGGCAATTGGATGAGCGTAGAGCGTATACACCGGACGATCAATCGCGAGCACATTGCCACTGCGATCGGTAATTGGACGACGCGGCACAAACGGACGCAAAAAAGTTGTTTGTTGAGCGCGTGCCTGTTTGAGTAAATCTGTAGATTGAAAGACTTGCAGCCGAACTAGATTCAGGGTCAAGAGCACCGTTGCGCTAACGAGAATTGCCCAAACGAGAAACAGCCGACGAGCACTAGGTTTCGCTTGTGCGGTACGAAAGCGCTCGATCAATTGTGCAGTTAGCGGAGTATCGAGAATACGAACACGAAACTGTTCTACGATCGATAAATAATTCGATCGACTGACAGAACTCGATACCGGACGACGCACTGAGGAGGTAGGCTTTCCTCGTTTTGACATAGTTAGTAACCTAGGGGTGCGACAGGCGAGGATTGCGAGGATGCACTCACGGGCTTTTCAGGACGAGCCGGAGCCGTTCTGAGAAAAATCAAATTATCAGGATTTTGCGGCACCAGCGTAGAACCGGGACGATTCGACTGATTCGCAATTTGATTCTTCAGAACCTCTCCGCTGGTTGTGATTTGACGCTCGTTGCGGCGCAACTGTTCGAGGCGACTATATTCTTTGCCCCAAAGCTGTTGAGCATAAACCGTCCAGCCATAAACGGCAAGTACCGCCCCAGCTAGTACAAATGTGGCAAATACGGAAACTTGCTGAGTGAGAAGCAGCGATCGTAACCATTGAGGCGGCTGTTCTCGGTTCGGTAATTGCCGCACAGAAGCCGCTGGTTTTTTCGATCGCTTTGAATTGAGTGCCGCAGACATATCACCCTCACAATGAACGCAGGAATCGCCCTTCAAGCGAACATTGTATCGGTAGTTTTCGGTTGTGAAGCTCAAAGGTTTGAATTTCCGTAATCTCACCC contains:
- a CDS encoding penicillin-binding protein 2, with product MSKRGKPTSSVRRPVSSSVSRSNYLSIVEQFRVRILDTPLTAQLIERFRTAQAKPSARRLFLVWAILVSATVLLTLNLVRLQVFQSTDLLKQARAQQTTFLRPFVPRRPITDRSGNVLAIDRPVYTLYAHPIAFKEPKTEIATKLSEILGTSAGELLQRLNSAESGIRVEYAVSESAADRIQSLQLDGLELAQQQQRLYPQQNLVADVVGYLDIDRIGQAGVEYAHKNLLERSVKSVRLSRTGSGVMMPDRLPGGFLQVDNLHLQLSIDNRVQRAALDALQPQLKKFNAKRGVVIAMDAKTGEIRAMASDPSYDPNQFYKANVEQFKNWALTDLYEPGSTFKPINIAIALEAGAIKPDQVINDEGAIQIDGWPIQNFDYSTAGARGPSTITQIMEHSSNVGMVRIIQQMSRPTYYAWLQKIGLGKPTGIDLPFETAGQLKDQKTFLESPIDAATSSFGQGFSLTALQLVQLEGILASGGKLLTPHVAQGLFDERGQPYWQANSAEPKQIFSPQTAQTVLQMMESVVKNGTGKAAQIPNYRIGGKTGTAQKAGPNGGYIEGAKITSFVSIFPIEAPRYVVAAVIDEPKGEDAFGSTVAAPIVKAVMEALIVADKIPPSADAAPVPSPTPSP